One region of Juglans regia cultivar Chandler chromosome 4, Walnut 2.0, whole genome shotgun sequence genomic DNA includes:
- the LOC118348245 gene encoding ER lumen protein-retaining receptor A-like, which yields MNIFRFAGDMMHLTSILVLLLKIYATKSCSGISLKTQELYALVFLARYLDLFTDFISVYNTIMKLVFIVSSTAIVWCMKRDRVVRRSYDKQLDTFRHYFLLAASFALALLVNEKFTFQEIFWAFSIYLEAVAILPQLVLLQRSGNVDNLTGQYVFFLGAYRAFYILNWIYRYFTETHFSRWIACISGLVQTALYADFFYYYYISWKNNTKLKLPA from the exons ATGAACATTTTCAGGTTCGCCGGCGATATGATGCACTTGACCAGCATCCTGGTCCTGCTTCTCAAAATCTACGCAACCAAATCTTGCTCAG GGATTTCGCTTAAGACTCAGGAACTTTATGCGCTGGTGTTTCTGGCACGGTACTTGGACCTGTTCACGGACTTTATCTCTGTCTATAACACCATTATGAAGCTTGTGTTTATAGTGAGCTCTACGGCCATTGTGTGGTGCATGAAGAGGGACCGGGTGGTGAGGCGTTCATATGATAAACAGCTTGACACATTTCGCCATTACTTTCTCCTTGCTGCAAGCTTTGCTTTGGCGCTTCTTGTGAATGAGAAGTTTACGTTTCAAGAG ATCTTCTGGGCATTTTCAATATACTTGGAGGCAGTTGCGATTCTTCCCCAGTTAGTTTTGCTACAGCGAAGTGGAAATGTGGACAATTTGACGGGGcaatatgttttctttcttgg GGCATATCGTGCATTTTACATCCTTAACTGGATATACCGCTACTTCACAGAGACACACTTCAGTCGATGGATAG CTTGCATCTCTGGTCTTGTTCAGACAGCTTTGTATGCAGACTTTTTTTACTATTACTATATTAG CtggaaaaacaatacaaaacttAAGTTGCCAGCTTGA